In the genome of Dama dama isolate Ldn47 chromosome 33, ASM3311817v1, whole genome shotgun sequence, the window ACCATTTTAACTCCACTTTGGACTTACTCATCAAACTTCGCCTCTTCTATGTGtaccttttataaaaataaattaacttcaCTGGTAAAAGTTCGACAGGAACAACaggaaaagcaaaaaggaagcaaaaatcaGGAATGGAAGGAACTTGTACACTAATAGATTGTTCGGGAAAAATCTCTGGGTGATGCAACAGTGGGAAGAATGCTAAACCTCGTTACCTCCCCGATATTCTTGTCTTGAGTGACACCCAAAGTACTTCATGACCATCCTAAAATTCCTGGCCGTGGAAACGCCGAGGCCCTCGCGGCGGCCGCGGCGCAGGGGGCGGGCGCGTGCGGGGCAGGCTCTCGCGCCCTGGCACACGTCCGGGCGCCGAGACCCTGTTGTTGGGCCTCAGCCCAGGGTCTCCAGCAGTGAGCGAGGCAGCATGTTGAGGCGCAGCTTGGAAAACCGGGACGCTCAGACCAGACAACTGCAAGATGCTGTCACCAATGTGGAGAAACATTTTGGAGAGTTGTGCCAGATCTTTGCTGCTTATGTGCGGAAAACCGCCCGACTGCGAGACAAAGCGGACCTCCTGGTGAACGAAATCAACATGTATGCATCTACCGAGACCCCGCACTTAAAGCAGGGCCTGAAAAACTTTGCGGACGAGTTTGCCAAACTTCAGGATTACCGACAAGCCGAGGTTGAAAGACTTGAAGCCAAGGTAGTTGAACCTTTGAAAGCTTATGGAACCATTGTAAAAATGAAGCGAGATGATCTCAAAGCAACATTAACAGCAAGGAATCGAGAAGCTAAACAGTTAACTCAGTTAGAAAGAACACGTCAGAGAAACCCATCTGATCGACATGTTATTTCACAGGCAGAAACTGAATTACAAAGAGCTACAATGGATGCTACCCAAACAACTCATCATCTGGAGGAAACTATTGAcaattttgaaaagcagaaaataaaggaTATAAAGACTATATTTTCAGAATTTATCACTATTGAAATGTTATTTCACGGCAAAGCTTTAGAGGTCTACACTGCTGCCtaccaaaatatacaaaagattgatgaagaagaagatttagagGTTTTCCGACATTCTCTGTATCCTCAAGATTATCCATCCCGTTCAGCTATTGTAAGAGCAAATTCGAAGTCACCTCTTCAAAGATCACTGTCAGCTAAGTGTGTATCTGGAACAGGACAGGTATATTGACCTGTCGACTAAGAAAGgatcagcaaacagaagaagatgATGAAGAGGATGAAGACTTAGAtgttacagaagaagaaaattaaatttcttaagTAAACTTTGCATTTCCATTTTCATCTTAAATGACCTGGAATCCAGAATTACTAAAACTGAAAAACATAATACTGGCTTGATACGTTAAACCTCAAATGAAATCCTATTGGAAATGTAGAAATTATTAAAGGAAATTTatgccaaccaaaaaaaaaattccttccagGCTTGGTTTATTCCCcctttaaatatgtgtatattttcattatttaaaaatctttgagggatttctctggtggtcccatggttaagactcagtgctttcactgtcagggcttgggttggatccctgatcaggaaattAAGATCCGGTAAGCCGTTCagtgtggccaagaaaaaaaatctgtaaagtttttgGCCGTCAGACTTGAGTGATAGAGAGAAGAGATTGGGAAGCTTTTTCCATAGGGCCAGGTCATAAATGCTTCAGGTTCTGCAGGCCTCATGGGTGTGTGCAACCACCTAGCTacagacaatatgtaaacaaatgagtGTGGCTGTGTTTCAGTAAGCCTTTCTATGGGCATGGAAATTTGAATATCGTATCATTTTCACATGTCACAAAAtattctcctttttaattttcccccaaccatttaaaaatgtagacCCATTGTTCGGGGGCATCTAGGCAGCTAGGTTTGGCCTTCAAGTTGCTGACACTGATCCTCAGAGCTGATAGCTCACTTCAAAGCTTCCCAAGCATAAACTGTGGTGTGTGAGGCAGACACTCCTACAAGTCACAGGTTTCAGGATGGTAGTGTTGACTGTGCCCTGGTTCTGTAACAGTGAGAGTGCCATCTTACTTTCCTTCACTCCTAAAGGTACGAGACAGCTGCTATATTTATAACATATTGTACTTTTCAAAGTAGAGCTGCCTTCTGTGAGAGGACGCGCTGACACACTCAGACCTGGTGACCAGACACACAAGTGTGCCTCCCTAGCCTGCTGTGTCCCAGCTCTGAGGTgggccctccctccccacttccttccttTGTGCCTGTGACAAGCTATAGCTTCCACAGTCCTCTTAGCAAACTTGAGGGCACATTTCCAAAATATCGGTCGGACCCAGGAAACTCTTGCTCCTCTTTCAGAGAAGCCAGAGTACCAGCCCCTAAATTGGTGTTCAGCGCTTTTAGCGAGAGAATACTGTGGTCTTTCTCACGTTCCTGCTCACTGTGACTTGGCATTAGAGAGCCCAAACTTCTTTTCCACCCCTCTGAATTTAATATCATTTTTGTGAAGTTTGTGGGTGGCGTATCTAGCATTAGAGCGCTTATGTTGAAAAAGATCGCTAACTGTTCCATATTGTCATTGCAGATTGTTTTCTGGCTATACCTAACAGTGTCATCAGTCATCCTCCGCACTGTATAAAGTCTGAGCCAAgcccattcttttcatttttatagtcgAGAGTCTCACTAGGGAATGTGTAGCTATGAAGAAAATCAGACCCGTAAAGAGGAGCTGTGTACCCTAGAGGGGCTCTCTGGTTGTGTCTTGAACCCTCTTTGTGAAGAATTATTTAGAGATCAGTTTTTATTAATGTCGCTGTATCTTCCAAAGAGTAATACTGTGGAAATAAACTCACCAAAAGTACTAGGAGACAAATAATGTTCATTCATTTGGCTGAACCTACCAACTTTCTGCCTCTGCTGAGTATTTGTGATTATATTCTCTAACTCTAGGCTGTGGTTATATTGTCTTAACTCTCTAGCTCCTTTATCTTTGACGTTTTACCATTTACTAAATTCTAGATATGAAAATCATTCGACACAAGTGTCCAAACAAATTTAAACATCTGCCACTTAATGTGATTTTGTATAAGTTTCATCAGGATTTTTGCTCTAGCTTTGTTTTCCTCGTGTAGTAATCCAGATGTTTGTTACGTCATAATGGGATCCCTGTGTAGAAGTGCCTTGATTGAGAAGGACACCTGATAAGAACCCTGGGAATACTGATTTTCAGGTTAGGGGTGTAAGAGGCGTATTAAAGCCACTTA includes:
- the LOC133050776 gene encoding CBY1-interacting BAR domain-containing protein 1-like, giving the protein MLRRSLENRDAQTRQLQDAVTNVEKHFGELCQIFAAYVRKTARLRDKADLLVNEINMYASTETPHLKQGLKNFADEFAKLQDYRQAEVERLEAKVVEPLKAYGTIVKMKRDDLKATLTARNREAKQLTQLERTRQRNPSDRHVISQAETELQRATMDATQTTHHLEETIDNFEKQKIKDIKTIFSEFITIEMLFHGKALEVYTAAYQNIQKIDEEEDLEVFRHSLYPQDYPSRSAIVRANSKSPLQRSLSAKCVSGTGQVY